From one Fusobacterium sp. JB019 genomic stretch:
- a CDS encoding sodium/glutamate symporter, producing the protein MNFTPYSMLLDFSIMSGLLFIAQIMRSKIKFLQNYYIPSSLVAGFLGLFGGPQFLNILPFSGKTGSYPYLLVCVLFAGIFLGKQEKFSLKETVHKVGDTFLINMSSEILCFGLACLVGGALVIFLFPNVFSEIAVLLPAGFMGGHGYAAAIGGTINTLLGRNDGVVIGQTFATLGLLSGIFGGIICINYATRKGATRLVKSIGALPQECKTGMIPLEKRQTMGDETVHPMAMDPLAWHIGLILMTTGIGYAIYYGYKPYFPKVEVPLMCVTMIVGVFIQAILNKTGYGTYVDKRIIDRTGSGVTDYLVAFGIATIKLSVVLEFIGPILVLVAVGIAWPCILVFFVGRRLFRNFWFERSIFIFGYITGVVAVGVTLLRIVDPEMKSGTLSDFGTAYTLQSIVELFIVTMVPVFAVSLGVIPVGAVLVTIGVIMLLTCKFKYGSYKMPMNQLREGEAEIITAVND; encoded by the coding sequence ATGAATTTCACGCCGTATTCAATGTTGTTAGATTTCAGTATTATGTCAGGTCTTTTATTTATTGCACAAATCATGAGAAGTAAAATAAAATTTTTACAAAATTATTATATTCCTTCTTCATTAGTAGCCGGTTTCCTAGGATTATTTGGAGGTCCACAATTTTTAAACATTTTACCATTCAGTGGTAAAACAGGATCTTATCCTTATTTATTAGTTTGTGTTTTATTTGCTGGTATATTTTTAGGTAAGCAAGAAAAGTTTAGCTTAAAAGAAACAGTACATAAAGTAGGCGACACATTCTTAATAAATATGTCTAGTGAAATATTATGTTTTGGATTAGCTTGTTTAGTAGGTGGTGCATTGGTAATTTTCTTATTTCCAAATGTCTTTTCTGAAATAGCAGTTCTTCTTCCTGCAGGATTTATGGGCGGACACGGATATGCAGCTGCTATAGGAGGAACTATTAACACCTTACTTGGTAGAAATGATGGAGTTGTAATAGGTCAAACTTTTGCTACTTTAGGTCTTTTAAGTGGAATTTTTGGTGGAATAATTTGTATTAACTACGCTACTAGAAAAGGCGCTACAAGATTAGTTAAAAGTATAGGTGCTTTACCTCAAGAATGTAAAACAGGAATGATCCCTTTAGAAAAAAGACAAACAATGGGAGATGAAACAGTTCATCCTATGGCCATGGATCCTTTAGCTTGGCATATTGGTTTAATACTTATGACTACTGGAATAGGTTATGCTATTTATTATGGATATAAACCTTATTTTCCTAAAGTAGAAGTTCCTTTAATGTGTGTTACTATGATTGTTGGAGTTTTTATTCAAGCTATTTTAAATAAAACTGGTTATGGAACATATGTAGATAAAAGAATAATTGATAGAACAGGCAGTGGAGTTACTGATTATTTAGTTGCTTTTGGTATCGCTACTATAAAATTATCAGTTGTATTAGAATTTATTGGTCCTATCCTTGTTCTTGTTGCAGTTGGTATTGCTTGGCCATGTATTTTAGTTTTCTTTGTAGGTAGAAGATTATTTAGAAACTTCTGGTTTGAAAGATCTATATTTATTTTTGGATATATTACTGGAGTAGTTGCAGTTGGAGTTACTCTTTTAAGAATCGTAGATCCTGAAATGAAAAGTGGAACATTAAGTGATTTTGGAACTGCATATACTCTTCAATCTATAGTTGAATTATTTATAGTTACTATGGTTCCTGTCTTTGCTGTATCTTTGGGTGTAATCCCAGTTGGAGCTGTTCTTGTTACCATTGGAGTTATAATGCTATTAACTTGCAAATTTAAATATGGTTCTTATAAAATGCCAATGAATCAATTAAGAGAAGGAGAAGCAGAAATAATTACAGCAGTTAATGATTAA
- a CDS encoding alpha/beta fold hydrolase, with protein sequence MKQKDVVFYSEGDKVLGSIYYPDDYKEGEKRPVVIANSGWTGIKVVYPELFSRNLVKKGYICIGFDYRGFKPTEGIAKYTTLEREVEDICAAINFAKAQPEIDKDKIGLIGWGVGGAVCIECARREPTVKVVATLNSFVDGDRWMRMGMGNDKYHRALEMLEEDKMTRATTGDLVMRHPYVAYPNITESGDFYVDNTLKKINGGVDKIADGDAGESFPTAMSTAIADSFFRFNVEDALKRLKCGIFVGHGKYNELHDRIEADEAYKIANEPKELYFVEGKHNEWMFDEDPKFLELMNNLDNFFAKFLK encoded by the coding sequence ATGAAACAAAAAGACGTAGTTTTTTACAGTGAAGGTGACAAAGTTTTAGGATCTATCTATTATCCAGATGATTACAAAGAAGGAGAAAAAAGACCAGTAGTTATCGCTAACTCAGGATGGACAGGAATAAAAGTAGTTTACCCTGAACTATTCTCAAGAAACTTAGTAAAAAAAGGTTACATTTGTATAGGGTTTGATTATAGAGGATTTAAACCAACTGAAGGAATAGCGAAATACACTACATTAGAAAGAGAAGTTGAAGATATTTGTGCAGCTATCAACTTTGCTAAAGCTCAACCTGAAATTGACAAAGATAAAATAGGATTAATCGGTTGGGGAGTTGGAGGTGCTGTTTGTATAGAATGTGCTAGACGTGAACCAACTGTTAAAGTAGTTGCTACACTTAACTCTTTTGTAGATGGTGATCGTTGGATGAGAATGGGTATGGGAAATGATAAATATCATAGAGCACTTGAAATGTTAGAAGAAGATAAAATGACTAGAGCTACTACTGGTGACTTAGTTATGAGACATCCTTATGTTGCTTATCCTAATATTACTGAATCTGGAGATTTCTATGTAGATAACACTCTTAAAAAAATAAATGGTGGAGTAGATAAAATAGCCGATGGTGATGCTGGAGAATCATTCCCTACAGCAATGTCAACAGCAATAGCAGATTCTTTCTTTAGATTTAATGTAGAAGATGCTTTAAAAAGACTTAAATGTGGAATATTTGTAGGACATGGAAAATACAATGAACTTCATGACAGAATAGAAGCTGATGAAGCATATAAAATTGCAAATGAACCTAAAGAGTTATACTTTGTTGAAGGAAAACATAATGAATGGATGTTTGATGAAGATCCTAAATTCTTAGAATTAATGAATAATCTAGATAATTTCTTCGCTAAATTTCTTAAATAA
- a CDS encoding DUF6282 family protein has product MKEKNKDIIKRLLEGAYDLHTHTEPSAFNRALDDFDLVKEANEFKMAGVLIKSHYEPTQSRAALVNLKSNLKTKAYGGIVLNWPNGGLNPYAVENALKTGAVIVWMPTRDSENCLKYGDMPGDFFKRPGISVLEKKGKLKQEVYEIFKIMKKYNGYLATGHLSVEESILLCEEGRKLGVNMILTHPEWQRTMIDGETQKYLSSLGVLIEKNWLNIAEQSVTAKEMANNIRSAGFENVYLSTDRGQNGFETPVYGMMKFIEVLLEEGFTEEEIRTMVQEVPKLIVNRISK; this is encoded by the coding sequence ATGAAAGAAAAAAATAAGGATATTATAAAAAGATTATTAGAAGGAGCCTATGATCTTCATACTCATACAGAACCTTCTGCTTTTAATCGAGCTTTGGATGATTTTGATTTAGTTAAAGAAGCAAATGAATTTAAGATGGCAGGAGTTTTAATAAAGAGTCATTATGAACCTACTCAGTCAAGAGCAGCTTTAGTGAATTTAAAGAGTAACTTAAAAACAAAAGCTTACGGGGGAATAGTTTTAAATTGGCCAAATGGAGGATTAAATCCTTACGCAGTAGAAAATGCTTTGAAAACTGGAGCAGTTATAGTATGGATGCCCACAAGGGATTCTGAAAATTGTTTAAAGTATGGGGATATGCCTGGAGATTTTTTTAAAAGACCAGGAATTTCAGTATTAGAAAAAAAAGGAAAATTAAAACAAGAAGTTTATGAGATATTTAAAATAATGAAAAAATATAATGGATATTTAGCAACAGGACACTTAAGTGTCGAAGAATCTATTTTATTATGTGAAGAAGGAAGAAAATTAGGAGTTAATATGATTCTTACTCATCCTGAATGGCAAAGAACGATGATTGATGGAGAAACTCAAAAATATTTATCTAGTTTAGGAGTTTTAATAGAAAAGAATTGGTTAAATATTGCAGAACAATCAGTAACAGCAAAGGAAATGGCAAATAATATTAGAAGTGCAGGATTTGAAAATGTATATCTTTCAACAGATAGAGGTCAAAATGGTTTTGAAACACCAGTTTATGGAATGATGAAATTTATAGAAGTTTTACTTGAAGAAGGATTTACAGAAGAAGAAATTAGAACAATGGTTCAAGAAGTTCCTAAATTAATTGTAAATAGAATATCAAAATAA
- a CDS encoding MurR/RpiR family transcriptional regulator produces the protein MDIIEKIMEIKDVVPKKQKLLCDYIVLNYKEIGMMTASEVAEAAGVATTTVMRFMKLLKFESYNDFKNAFLEYSLKNTMSSYGSIKENFKHIVKGEESDPLTTTCYETIHTIENFITPKNIEEINNSIKLMINSKWINLLGLRSSRPVSLYMEASVNRFYPKVRQLSTDDSYLYDRALRIEKNETLVVFSIWPCTKKTVKLAEICHKRKIPIILVTNTTLNPIAKFADIVIDTNSVHSPLGNLPALVIVETLVAELAKQTIPESTKNIEKLEKDLDKLDLFIWESKA, from the coding sequence ATGGATATAATAGAAAAGATTATGGAAATTAAAGATGTCGTACCCAAAAAACAAAAGTTATTATGTGACTATATTGTTCTAAATTACAAAGAAATTGGAATGATGACTGCATCTGAAGTTGCCGAAGCTGCAGGAGTTGCTACCACAACAGTAATGAGATTTATGAAATTACTTAAATTTGAATCTTATAATGATTTTAAAAATGCTTTTTTAGAATATTCGCTAAAAAATACCATGTCTTCTTATGGAAGTATAAAAGAAAATTTTAAACATATTGTTAAAGGAGAAGAATCTGATCCTCTAACTACCACTTGTTATGAAACCATTCACACAATAGAAAATTTTATAACCCCTAAGAATATTGAAGAAATAAACAATTCTATAAAATTAATGATTAATTCTAAATGGATTAATCTGCTAGGACTTAGATCTTCTAGACCTGTAAGTTTATATATGGAAGCTTCTGTCAATAGATTTTATCCTAAAGTAAGACAACTCAGTACTGATGACAGTTATCTTTATGATCGAGCTCTAAGAATTGAAAAAAATGAAACTTTAGTTGTTTTTTCTATTTGGCCATGTACTAAAAAAACTGTTAAATTAGCTGAAATTTGTCACAAAAGAAAAATACCAATCATATTAGTTACAAATACAACTTTAAATCCAATCGCTAAATTTGCAGATATAGTTATTGATACAAATTCGGTCCATAGTCCTCTTGGAAATTTACCAGCTTTGGTAATTGTTGAAACATTAGTTGCTGAACTTGCTAAACAAACAATTCCTGAATCAACTAAAAATATTGAAAAATTAGAAAAAGATTTAGATAAATTAGATTTATTCATTTGGGAATCTAAAGCATAA
- a CDS encoding GntR family transcriptional regulator: MINKNSSVPLYIQLEILIKDYIKTKEINQGEIIPSENELSKKYKISRMTVKKALDNLEIKGIVERKKGIGTFVKFEEKKIELPLNKINGFSEKVISMGLTPENEVLKFEEKHPEYKISKALDIQGKEKVWYMERLRKVEGVAAVFEKSYIRKKILPNLKKKDLYKSKFNYIELKGLEIEKSEREIIAKIPEDDIANILELKRNEPVLVAESVTYLKNGEILEYSEIFYNQRKYKFKLIART, translated from the coding sequence ATGATAAATAAAAATTCTTCAGTTCCTTTGTATATACAGCTTGAAATCTTAATAAAAGATTATATAAAAACTAAAGAGATAAATCAAGGAGAAATAATTCCCTCTGAGAATGAATTATCTAAAAAATATAAAATAAGTAGGATGACCGTAAAAAAAGCATTAGATAATTTAGAAATAAAGGGAATTGTAGAAAGAAAAAAAGGAATAGGAACGTTTGTAAAATTTGAAGAAAAAAAGATAGAACTACCATTAAATAAAATAAATGGATTTAGTGAGAAAGTTATATCTATGGGATTAACTCCTGAAAATGAAGTTTTAAAATTTGAAGAAAAACATCCAGAGTATAAAATTTCAAAGGCGTTAGATATTCAAGGTAAAGAAAAGGTTTGGTATATGGAACGACTTAGAAAAGTTGAAGGGGTAGCAGCAGTTTTTGAAAAAAGTTATATAAGAAAAAAAATATTGCCAAATTTAAAAAAGAAAGATTTATATAAATCTAAATTTAATTACATAGAATTAAAAGGTTTGGAAATAGAAAAAAGTGAAAGGGAAATAATTGCAAAAATTCCTGAAGATGATATTGCAAATATTTTAGAGCTAAAAAGGAACGAACCAGTATTAGTAGCTGAATCTGTAACATATTTAAAAAATGGAGAAATTTTAGAATATTCTGAAATTTTTTACAATCAAAGAAAGTATAAATTTAAGTTGATAGCAAGAACATAG
- a CDS encoding PTS transporter subunit EIIC — translation MKKRVGDFLQKLGKSLMMPISIIAAAGIFLGLAAALQNPHIVGNFANIKMIQIVIGFIRKVSGSLFGNLPILFAISVAIGLAKDEKPTAAFSAVIGFIVMNVGINYALKISGITPGTVNVQALVNSGMGKEAAIMYNSQFGYELGIFTYRTNVFGAIISAIITSKLHNKYYTVKLPDALNFFGGKRFVPIITVIVMSVVGVVMANVWPFIGKGIIGVGTIIQKTGIIGTFIFGFTERILIPTGLHHILNQTVRFTPIGGVYNMGGHQFVGALSIFNGALANPGMIPDEIVKNATRFLCQGKIPVMMFGLPAAAMAMLSCAKDESSRKRAKGLLIAGALASFATGITEPLEFAFIFISPILFLFHAVLFGLSFMLMNLFGVMIGNVQGGVIDFLVFGVLRGMDTNWIYTLLLGLIYIPVYYFGFKFIINKYDLATPGREEETLKEKEEEININVTSEIESEIIVGLGGKENIKNVDNCFTRLRVDLEDISKVDEILLKKTGAAGIFKMENHVQVIYGPKVEKIALDVKRLLIK, via the coding sequence ATGAAGAAAAGAGTAGGGGACTTTTTACAAAAACTAGGAAAATCTCTAATGATGCCAATATCGATAATAGCAGCAGCAGGAATTTTTCTAGGATTAGCAGCAGCTTTACAAAATCCACATATTGTTGGAAATTTTGCGAATATTAAAATGATACAAATTGTAATAGGATTTATAAGAAAAGTATCAGGAAGTTTATTTGGAAATCTTCCAATATTATTTGCAATATCTGTAGCAATTGGGCTTGCTAAAGATGAAAAACCAACAGCAGCTTTTTCTGCAGTAATAGGTTTTATAGTTATGAATGTTGGAATTAATTATGCACTTAAAATATCAGGAATAACTCCTGGAACTGTTAATGTACAGGCACTTGTAAATTCTGGAATGGGAAAAGAAGCGGCAATTATGTATAATTCTCAATTCGGATATGAATTAGGAATATTTACTTATAGAACAAATGTATTTGGAGCAATTATATCAGCAATTATAACAAGTAAATTACATAATAAATATTATACTGTAAAATTACCAGATGCTTTAAATTTTTTCGGTGGGAAAAGATTTGTACCAATTATAACAGTAATAGTAATGTCAGTAGTAGGAGTTGTAATGGCAAATGTTTGGCCATTTATAGGAAAAGGAATAATAGGAGTTGGGACAATAATTCAAAAGACAGGAATAATAGGAACTTTTATATTTGGTTTTACAGAAAGAATATTGATACCAACAGGACTTCATCATATATTAAATCAAACAGTTAGATTTACTCCAATAGGAGGAGTTTATAATATGGGAGGACATCAATTTGTAGGAGCATTATCTATATTCAATGGAGCATTAGCAAATCCAGGAATGATACCAGATGAAATTGTAAAAAATGCAACTAGATTTTTATGTCAAGGAAAGATACCTGTTATGATGTTTGGACTTCCAGCTGCTGCAATGGCAATGCTAAGTTGTGCTAAGGATGAAAGTTCTAGAAAAAGAGCTAAAGGGCTTTTAATAGCAGGAGCATTAGCAAGTTTTGCAACAGGAATTACAGAACCATTAGAATTTGCGTTTATATTTATATCTCCAATATTATTTTTATTTCATGCAGTGTTATTTGGGTTATCATTTATGCTTATGAATTTATTTGGAGTAATGATAGGAAATGTTCAGGGAGGAGTAATTGATTTTCTAGTATTTGGTGTTTTAAGAGGGATGGATACTAATTGGATTTATACTCTGCTTTTAGGATTAATATATATCCCTGTTTATTATTTTGGCTTTAAATTTATAATAAATAAATATGATTTAGCAACTCCAGGAAGAGAAGAAGAAACTTTAAAAGAAAAAGAAGAAGAAATAAATATAAATGTAACTAGTGAAATAGAAAGTGAAATAATAGTTGGACTAGGTGGAAAAGAAAATATAAAAAATGTAGATAATTGTTTTACAAGACTTAGAGTTGATTTAGAAGATATTTCAAAAGTAGATGAAATATTACTTAAAAAAACAGGTGCAGCAGGAATTTTTAAAATGGAAAATCATGTTCAAGTAATATATGGACCAAAAGTAGAAAAAATAGCTTTAGATGTAAAAAGACTATTAATAAAATAA
- a CDS encoding 6-phospho-alpha-glucosidase, with protein sequence MDNKKFTVAIAGGGSTWTPGLLKSLCKRKDTFPLKRVVLYDNNEDRQRTIGEFAKILFKEEYQGVEFEYTTSPEVAFKDVDFVFCQIRTGGYKMRELDEKIPLSLGAIGQETCGAGGFAYGMRSIRDMIELVNFIRKQSPNAWILNYTNPAAIVAVALEKQFPNDKKILNICDQPINLLRSYGRLLEMNSREFEPVYFGLNHFGWFTHLYDKTGKDLIPRIKEITLERGFIPADAEQRDQSWLDTYAMVRDMVVDFPDYLPNTYLQYYYYPNYKCNKLDPKYTRANEVMDGREKRVFEECREIIERGSMGDTNVVHNDAHADMIVEIGESIAFNENRIYIVIVKNNGLISNVDDNAMVEVAATLGFNGPRPFGVGKVGTFYKGLIEQQNAYEQLTSEAWFEGSYGKALQALTINRTIVDAKKARKILDALIEANKDYWPKLK encoded by the coding sequence ATGGATAATAAAAAATTTACAGTTGCTATAGCAGGTGGAGGAAGTACTTGGACACCAGGATTATTAAAATCTTTATGTAAAAGAAAGGATACATTTCCATTAAAAAGAGTAGTATTATATGATAACAATGAAGACAGACAAAGAACTATTGGAGAATTTGCAAAAATTTTATTTAAAGAAGAGTATCAAGGGGTAGAGTTTGAATATACAACATCTCCTGAGGTTGCTTTTAAAGATGTCGATTTTGTATTCTGTCAAATTAGAACAGGTGGATATAAAATGAGGGAATTAGATGAAAAAATTCCATTAAGTCTTGGAGCAATAGGTCAAGAAACTTGTGGGGCAGGTGGTTTTGCTTATGGAATGAGATCAATTAGAGACATGATAGAACTTGTAAATTTTATAAGAAAACAATCTCCAAATGCATGGATATTAAATTATACTAATCCAGCAGCAATTGTTGCAGTAGCTTTAGAAAAACAATTTCCTAATGATAAAAAAATATTAAATATTTGTGATCAACCTATAAATTTATTAAGATCTTACGGAAGATTACTTGAGATGAATTCTAGAGAATTTGAACCTGTATATTTTGGATTAAATCATTTTGGATGGTTTACTCATTTATATGATAAAACAGGAAAAGATTTAATACCTAGAATAAAAGAAATAACTTTAGAAAGAGGGTTTATACCAGCTGATGCTGAGCAAAGAGATCAGTCTTGGTTAGATACTTATGCAATGGTAAGAGATATGGTTGTTGATTTCCCAGATTATTTACCTAATACTTATTTACAATACTATTATTATCCAAATTATAAGTGTAATAAATTAGATCCGAAATACACTAGAGCTAATGAAGTTATGGATGGAAGAGAAAAGAGAGTTTTTGAAGAATGTAGAGAAATAATAGAAAGAGGATCTATGGGGGACACTAATGTTGTTCATAATGATGCTCATGCAGATATGATTGTAGAAATAGGAGAATCAATTGCATTTAATGAAAATAGAATATATATAGTAATAGTTAAAAATAATGGTTTAATTTCAAATGTAGATGATAATGCAATGGTTGAAGTTGCAGCTACATTAGGATTTAATGGTCCAAGACCATTTGGAGTTGGAAAAGTAGGAACATTCTATAAAGGATTAATCGAACAGCAAAACGCATATGAACAATTAACTTCTGAAGCTTGGTTTGAAGGATCTTATGGTAAAGCATTGCAAGCACTAACAATAAACAGAACTATTGTAGATGCAAAAAAAGCAAGAAAAATATTAGACGCATTAATAGAAGCAAATAAAGATTACTGGCCAAAACTAAAATAG
- a CDS encoding DEAD/DEAH box helicase family protein encodes MKNIEVVAAILKYKNKYFCAQRKASGPLAKKWEFPGGKIKPGESQKNALKRELLEELNLNVKIGPLFKTINHNYDTFSITMHSYLCELNSISLKLKEHLDYKWLPLKELKNLDWAEADIPIVESLINKQAVEKSLFNKSIDSFIYNPSFIINTETKNIKDKILDLLYSSKRIDIAVSYIVWSGLSLIYKELEKFDKSSRILVTTEGMVSDPLSLKKLLELPLQTKIYSPTSDSKGFHLKTFFGEKKNQSRILVGSSNISARAFGLAHEMIVEINTENNGSLIEEHHNIFNNLWNDPCSKFIKKEFIEEYSKIFYEKKKLDKQISTLYLKNKIIPNYMQRKALSELENYREYSNKGLIIAATGTGKTYLSAFDVKQTKSKKVLFLVHNRLILSSAYETYKKVFPDNKLIELNSSNTNEIKSSQFIFTTDKTAYNHLYKKYPNDYFDYIIYDEAHKIGEKTHYHSLIKYFTPKFTLGITATPERTKDPKFLFKIFEYTIPYEIRLLDAMNHQLVCPFTYYGLNLQNKLLDANEKFNYYELANFMKFQLNEKGHFGKKLKGIVFCSNISEAKKLSTELNNLKIKSIAITSEHSSREETEVHIQNLKNDNNNLNLICVVNQFNEGIDIPEINVIFMLRNTTSSIIYLQQLGRGLRKTQDPHKYVTVFDIIGNSNNNYSIAEVLTGNTTADKRILFKEANKKFQTVSPFINVHIEEKAMENIIKSISNNFKVESKLKEKFRNELFRFKIIPSLVELYKNPNFKELNLLQLLCKNFYEPFIDYYVKKYNISKNDKFLEKFFGLITQFTFRGYNQKILKEYVSLLKGNKTSNETLIKTLIPKKTNGKKTAINSDYFKKGNNFVDIFKYNKTLSLTDEIIYELKKRNAYLLFLEHIELFNELSNRPNYKMKPFELVNKGEFLFNSNANDCYMNSIGERIDHIQKRFYCIINVSAKETFHDNYIDNFKRIVYMTQESSTEEKAKEKINLIKNGYDLLICAKFPHLGYSNTSYFNLGKIHVDEISSVITHPTKDKNKFKFNHKIFLKLENQIPEELLQYKNI; translated from the coding sequence ATGAAAAATATAGAAGTTGTTGCAGCAATATTAAAATACAAAAACAAATATTTTTGTGCCCAAAGAAAAGCTTCAGGACCTTTAGCTAAAAAATGGGAATTTCCAGGTGGAAAAATAAAACCTGGAGAAAGTCAAAAAAATGCATTAAAAAGGGAACTTTTAGAAGAGTTAAATTTAAATGTTAAAATTGGACCTTTATTTAAAACTATAAATCATAACTACGATACTTTTTCTATAACCATGCACTCATATCTATGTGAACTTAATTCTATAAGTCTAAAATTAAAAGAGCATTTAGATTATAAATGGTTGCCATTAAAAGAATTAAAAAATTTAGATTGGGCAGAAGCTGATATCCCAATTGTAGAAAGTCTAATTAATAAACAAGCTGTTGAAAAATCCTTATTTAACAAATCAATAGATTCTTTTATTTACAACCCAAGCTTTATAATAAATACTGAAACTAAAAATATAAAAGATAAAATTTTAGATTTATTGTATTCCTCAAAAAGAATTGATATAGCTGTTAGCTATATTGTATGGTCAGGACTTTCTCTTATTTATAAAGAATTAGAAAAATTTGATAAAAGTAGTAGAATTCTTGTTACCACAGAAGGAATGGTAAGTGATCCCCTATCTTTAAAAAAGCTTTTAGAATTACCTCTTCAAACTAAAATTTATTCTCCTACTTCTGATAGTAAAGGCTTTCATTTAAAAACTTTTTTTGGCGAAAAAAAGAATCAAAGTCGAATTCTTGTGGGAAGTTCTAATATTTCTGCTCGAGCTTTTGGACTAGCTCATGAAATGATTGTTGAAATAAATACTGAAAATAATGGTTCGCTTATTGAAGAGCATCATAATATTTTTAATAATCTTTGGAATGATCCTTGTTCAAAATTTATAAAAAAAGAATTTATAGAAGAATATTCTAAAATATTTTATGAAAAAAAGAAACTAGACAAACAAATTTCTACGCTTTATTTAAAAAACAAAATTATACCTAACTATATGCAAAGAAAAGCATTATCTGAATTAGAAAACTATCGTGAATATTCTAATAAAGGATTAATTATCGCAGCAACTGGTACTGGTAAAACTTATCTTTCTGCATTTGATGTGAAACAGACAAAATCTAAAAAAGTTTTATTTTTAGTTCACAACCGTTTAATTCTTTCATCAGCTTATGAAACCTATAAAAAAGTTTTTCCTGATAACAAATTAATTGAATTAAATTCTTCAAATACAAACGAAATAAAAAGTAGTCAATTTATTTTCACAACTGATAAAACAGCATATAATCATCTTTATAAAAAATATCCTAATGATTATTTCGACTATATAATATATGATGAAGCTCATAAAATTGGAGAAAAAACTCATTATCATTCTCTCATTAAATACTTTACTCCTAAATTTACACTTGGAATTACAGCTACACCAGAAAGAACAAAGGATCCTAAATTTTTATTTAAGATTTTCGAATATACAATACCTTATGAAATTAGATTGCTTGATGCAATGAATCATCAATTAGTATGTCCTTTTACTTATTACGGATTAAATCTCCAAAATAAATTACTAGATGCAAATGAAAAATTTAATTATTATGAGCTAGCTAATTTTATGAAATTTCAATTAAATGAAAAAGGACATTTTGGTAAAAAATTAAAAGGAATTGTTTTTTGTTCTAATATCTCAGAAGCTAAAAAATTATCTACTGAATTAAATAATTTAAAAATTAAAAGTATCGCGATTACAAGCGAACATTCTTCAAGAGAAGAAACAGAAGTTCATATACAAAATCTTAAAAATGATAACAATAACCTTAATTTAATATGTGTAGTTAACCAATTTAATGAAGGAATTGATATCCCTGAAATAAATGTTATATTCATGCTTAGAAATACAACATCATCTATTATATATTTACAACAATTAGGAAGAGGACTTCGAAAAACACAAGATCCACATAAATACGTTACTGTCTTTGATATTATTGGAAATTCCAACAATAATTACTCTATTGCTGAAGTTTTAACTGGAAATACAACTGCTGATAAAAGAATTCTTTTTAAAGAGGCTAATAAAAAATTCCAAACAGTATCTCCTTTTATAAATGTTCATATTGAAGAAAAAGCTATGGAAAATATTATTAAATCTATTTCGAATAATTTTAAAGTGGAATCAAAGCTAAAAGAAAAATTTAGAAATGAATTATTTAGATTTAAAATTATTCCTTCACTTGTCGAACTATATAAAAACCCTAACTTTAAAGAATTAAATCTTTTACAATTGCTTTGTAAAAATTTTTATGAGCCTTTTATAGATTATTATGTGAAAAAATACAATATCTCTAAAAATGATAAATTTCTTGAAAAATTTTTTGGTCTTATTACTCAATTTACATTTAGAGGTTATAATCAAAAAATTTTAAAAGAATATGTTTCTCTTTTAAAAGGAAATAAAACTTCTAATGAAACTCTTATAAAAACTTTAATTCCTAAAAAAACAAATGGTAAAAAAACTGCTATTAATAGTGATTATTTTAAAAAAGGAAATAATTTTGTTGATATTTTTAAATATAATAAAACTCTTTCCCTTACTGATGAAATAATTTATGAATTAAAAAAAAGAAATGCTTATTTACTTTTTCTAGAACATATCGAATTATTTAATGAATTATCAAATCGCCCAAACTACAAAATGAAACCATTTGAACTAGTAAACAAAGGAGAATTTCTTTTTAACTCCAATGCAAATGATTGTTACATGAATTCCATAGGAGAAAGAATTGACCACATCCAAAAAAGATTTTATTGCATTATAAATGTAAGTGCCAAAGAAACTTTTCATGATAATTATATCGATAATTTCAAAAGAATAGTTTATATGACCCAAGAATCTTCAACTGAAGAAAAAGCTAAAGAAAAAATAAATTTAATTAAAAATGGATATGATTTATTAATTTGTGCTAAATTTCCTCATCTAGGATACAGTAATACCTCTTACTTTAATTTAGGAAAAATTCATGTTGATGAAATATCTTCAGTAATTACTCATCCCACCAAAGATAAAAATAAATTTAAATTTAATCATAAAATATTTTTAAAATTAGAAAATCAAATTCCTGAAGAACTCCTTCAATATAAAAATATTTAA